From a region of the Pongo abelii isolate AG06213 chromosome 9, NHGRI_mPonAbe1-v2.0_pri, whole genome shotgun sequence genome:
- the LRRC55 gene encoding leucine-rich repeat-containing protein 55 gives MLRSPTFADAGPRCSCLPVSQTLNSMDTVLMGSLQHCCCQLPKMGDTWAQLPWPGPPHPAMLLISLLLAAGLMHSDAGTSCPVLCTCRNQVVDCSSQRLFSVPPDLPMDTRNLSLAHNRITAVPPGYLTCYMELQVLDLRNNSLMELPRGLFLHAKRLAHLDLSYNNFSHVPADMFQEAHGLVHIDLSHNPWLRRVHPQAFQGLMQLRDLDLSYGGLAFLSLEALEGLPGLVTLQIGGNPWVCGCTMEPLLKWLRNRIQRCTADSQLAECRGPPEVEGAPLFSLTEESFKACHLTLTLDDYLFIAFVGFVVSIASVATNFLLGITANCCHRWSKASEEEEI, from the exons ATGCTCAGAAGCCCCACCTTCGCAGACGCTGGCCCCAGATGTAGCTGCCTTCCTGTGTCACAGACTCTCAATTCCATGGACACGGTCCTCATGGGCTCCCTCCAGCACTGCTGTTGCCAGCTGCCTAAGATGGGTGACACTTGGGCCCAGCTTCCCTGGCCTGGGCCACCCCACCCAGCAATGCTGCTGATCTCCCTCCTCTTGGCAGCCGGGTTGATGCACTCGGATGCTGGCACCAGCTGTCCAGTCCTTTGCACATGCCGTAACCAGGTGGTGGATTGTAGCAGCCAGCGGCTATTCTCCGTGCCCCCAGACCTGCCAATGGACACCCGAAACCTCAGCCTGGCCCACAACCGCATCACAGCAGTGCCGCCTGGCTACCTCACATGCTACATGGAGCTCCAGGTGCTGGATTTGCGCAACAACTCCTTAATGGAGCTGCCCCGGGGCCTCTTCCTCCATGCCAAGCGCTTGGCACACTTGGATCTGAGCTACAACAACTTCAGCCACGTGCCGGCTGACATGTTCCAGGAGGCCCATGGGCTGGTCCACATCGACCTGAGCCACAACCCCTGGCTGCGGAGGGTGCACCCCCAGGCCTTCCAGGGCCTCATGCAGCTCCGAGACCTGGACCTCAGCTATGGGGGCCTGGCCTTCCTCAGCCTGGAGGCTCTTGAGGGCCTACCGGGGCTGGTGACCCTGCAGATCGGTGGCAATCCCTGGGTGTGTGGCTGCACCATGGAGCCCCTGCTGAAGTGGCTGCGAAACCGGATCCAGCGTTGTACAGCAG ATTCTCAGCTGGCTGAGTGCCGGGGCCCTCCTGAAGTCGAGGGCGCCCCGCTCTTCTCACTCACTGAGGAGAGCTTCAAGGCCTGCCACCTGACCCTGACCCTGGACGATTACCTATTCATTGCGTTCGTGGGCTTCGTGGTCTCCATTGCCTCTGTGGCCACCAACTTCCTCCTGGGCATCACTGCCAACTGCTGCCACCGCTGGAGCAAGGCCAGTGAAGAGGAAG